From Erigeron canadensis isolate Cc75 chromosome 8, C_canadensis_v1, whole genome shotgun sequence, one genomic window encodes:
- the LOC122611212 gene encoding reticulon-like protein B1 encodes MSDHEEHKSESLMDKILPAHKKDDSSSSSSSSDSDDDNKISAIKSKVFRLFGREKPLHKVFGGGKPADLLLWKDKKVSGVILGGVTIIWFLFEVLEYHLLTLVCHSLILTLATLFLWSNASTFINKSPPKIPEVCIPEKPVFEIVSALRIEINQGLAAIRDIASGKDLKKFLSVIAGLWFVSIVSNCYNFLTLIYILVVLLFSVPVTYDKFEDKIDPLAEKAWIEIKKQYAVFDAKVLCKIPRSMKELKDKKV; translated from the exons ATGTCAGATCACGAAGAACACAAATCTGAATCTCTGATGGATAAAATTTTACCAGCACATAAAAAAGAtgattcatcttcatcatcttcttcatccgactcagacGATGATAACAAGATTTCAGCTATCAAGTCCAAGGTGTTCCGTCTCTTTGGTCGTGAAAAGCCTCTTCATAAGGTCTTTGGTGGCGGTAAAC CGGCCGATCTGCTGCTGTGGAAGGATAAGAAGGTTTCTGGTGTGATCCTTGGTGGAGTGACCATCATCTGGTTTCTTTTTGAAGTGTTGGAATATCATCTGTTGACCTTGGTTTGCCATTCTCTGATCCTTACATTGGCCACACTCTTCTTGTGGTCAAATGCCTCGACTTTCATTAACAA GTCTCCCCCAAAAATTCCTGAAGTTTGCATTCCAGAGAAACCGGTTTTCGAAATTGTGTCCGCCTTAAGGATCGAAATCAATCAAGGTTTAGCAGCTATTCGAGATATTGCTTCAGGAAAAGACCTAAAGAAGTTCCTATCT GTTATTGCTGGTTTGTGGTTTGTCTCGATCGTCAGCAACTGCTACAACTTTTTGACATTGATCTACATAT TGGTCGTGCTGCTCTTCTCGGTGCCCGTGACCTATGATAAATTCGAGGATAAGATAGATCCACTTGCAGAAAAAGCATGGATTGAGATCAAGAAGCAATATGCGGTATTTGAtgcaaaagtactttgtaagATCCCAAGATCTATGAAAGAATTGAAAGATAAGAAGGTTTAA